From Thermoanaerobacterales bacterium, the proteins below share one genomic window:
- a CDS encoding late competence development ComFB family protein has translation MLKNYAEIVVAEVLDAIARIYQERREYCFCPRCREDISAIALNRLPPRYLVRDEGYVFTHVEFDKVGGRAEVIAAVMYGLETVCKNPRHGEERIIEPLGPVSQLPNDNLEEVPVVEKRCILCGRKFVPEEELTPQDDEDELLTPRKTVSVCRLCQAKLKHEADEAQKLPKPM, from the coding sequence GTGCTTAAGAACTACGCCGAGATCGTGGTCGCGGAAGTCCTGGATGCGATCGCGCGTATCTACCAGGAACGCCGGGAATACTGCTTCTGTCCACGCTGCCGCGAGGACATCAGCGCCATTGCCCTGAACCGGCTCCCGCCCCGGTACCTGGTTCGGGACGAGGGCTACGTCTTCACGCACGTCGAATTCGACAAAGTAGGCGGCAGGGCGGAAGTAATTGCCGCGGTAATGTACGGACTGGAAACAGTGTGCAAGAACCCCCGCCATGGCGAGGAACGCATCATTGAACCGCTTGGTCCGGTTAGCCAGTTACCGAACGACAATTTGGAGGAGGTGCCGGTTGTGGAAAAGCGGTGTATACTTTGCGGCCGTAAGTTCGTACCGGAGGAGGAGCTGACGCCGCAGGACGACGAGGATGAACTCCTGACGCCGCGGAAAACGGTGTCTGTTTGCCGGCTCTGCCAGGCCAAGCTCAAGCACGAAGCTGATGAGGCTCAGAAGCTGCCCAAGCCGATGTAG
- a CDS encoding UPF0182 family protein, which translates to MLRRHGMLAAIAAAVFLFVLANGGARLATDWMWFSSLGFSQVFTTILLSKVVIRVLVGVVFFIFILVNLLPTRRAFLDVEPIVVENENVVAFRQGLPWRQFLNERLLTWACFGVSLVLAYMFSLAVSGDWATWQQFLHASSFGSADPVFGKDIGFYFFKLPFYSFLYVIAFWGVLLVTVLVGLSYFLASPFQGIAGFMHRSRAPVHMSILVALLLAVKAAGYILQQYGLLFSPQGVVYGPGFTDLHANLLAIRVLFVLALAGALVMLANIWLRRAQLLLYTIGGLIAASFVLGVVVPAAVQKFYVEPNELNREKPYIEHSIAMTRKAYNLDEVEQKSFPAGRVLTRDDILANQGTIRNVRLWDWQPMKSTYSQLQEMRFYYEFKDIDIDRYTIDGEYRQVMLAARELNQEQLPPQARTWVSERLQYTHGYGVAASPVNEVTGEGLPQFFLKDIPPQGIEDLRVTEPRIYYGESTDNYVIVNTKAKEFDYPEGDTNVHTTYAGKSGVTLGSLPKCLLFALSLGDYKLLLAPDVTAGSQVLYYRNIHERVPKIAPFLDFDEDPYLVIHDGRLYWIWDAYTTSDMFPYSEPYQGRHNYIRNSVKVVVDAYNGQVAFYLADPNDPVARTWGKIFPGLLKPLDQMPEGLRAHLRYPEDLFRIQAHMYATYHMENPQVFYTKEDRWHMATEIFGSEGKEQVLEPYYTIIALPGEQKPEYVMISAFTPQNKKNLVAWMAARSDGENYGKLLVYEMPKQSLVYGPAQVETRINQDTTISQQLTLWDQKGSQVIRGNLMVIPIKDGLLYIEPVYLQAEQSKMPELRRVIVVHGDRVVMEPTLAQALDAIFGKGEERGTPATGDETPSPAGSADRDKTVSQLIAEANRLFDQAQESLKNGDWAAYGAKQEQLKAVLQELATRESV; encoded by the coding sequence GTGTTGAGAAGGCATGGGATGCTGGCTGCAATCGCTGCAGCCGTTTTTCTTTTCGTTTTGGCCAACGGCGGTGCGCGCCTGGCCACCGACTGGATGTGGTTTTCGTCCTTGGGCTTCAGCCAGGTCTTTACGACCATCCTGCTGTCGAAGGTCGTTATACGAGTCCTGGTTGGCGTCGTCTTTTTCATCTTCATCCTGGTTAACCTGCTGCCGACCCGGCGGGCCTTTCTGGACGTCGAGCCCATCGTCGTGGAAAACGAGAACGTGGTCGCTTTCCGCCAGGGGCTGCCCTGGAGGCAGTTCCTGAACGAGCGTCTGCTGACCTGGGCGTGTTTCGGCGTCTCGCTGGTGCTGGCCTATATGTTCAGTCTGGCGGTGTCCGGGGATTGGGCCACATGGCAGCAGTTCTTGCACGCTTCGTCCTTTGGGTCCGCCGACCCGGTTTTCGGGAAGGACATTGGTTTTTACTTCTTCAAGCTCCCCTTTTACAGTTTCTTGTATGTTATTGCATTTTGGGGTGTGCTGCTGGTGACCGTGCTGGTCGGCCTGTCCTACTTCCTTGCCAGCCCGTTCCAGGGGATCGCCGGCTTCATGCACCGTTCCCGCGCCCCGGTGCACATGTCCATCCTGGTCGCTCTGCTGCTGGCGGTCAAGGCTGCGGGATACATCCTGCAGCAGTACGGCCTCCTTTTCTCGCCGCAGGGCGTAGTCTACGGCCCGGGCTTCACCGACCTGCATGCCAACCTGCTCGCCATAAGGGTGCTCTTCGTGCTGGCCCTGGCGGGGGCCCTTGTTATGCTGGCCAATATCTGGCTGCGCCGTGCACAGCTGCTTCTCTATACGATTGGCGGCCTGATCGCGGCCTCCTTCGTCCTCGGGGTCGTCGTGCCGGCGGCGGTGCAGAAGTTTTACGTCGAGCCGAACGAACTGAACCGGGAGAAACCCTATATTGAACACAGCATTGCCATGACCCGCAAGGCCTACAACCTTGACGAGGTGGAGCAGAAGAGCTTTCCGGCCGGACGGGTCCTTACCAGGGACGACATCCTGGCCAACCAGGGCACGATCCGCAATGTCCGCCTGTGGGACTGGCAGCCTATGAAGTCGACCTACAGTCAGTTGCAGGAGATGCGCTTCTATTACGAGTTCAAGGACATCGATATCGACCGTTACACCATTGACGGTGAGTACCGCCAGGTCATGCTGGCCGCCCGGGAACTGAACCAGGAGCAACTGCCGCCGCAGGCGCGGACCTGGGTCAGCGAACGTCTGCAGTATACCCATGGCTACGGCGTGGCCGCCAGCCCGGTGAACGAGGTCACCGGAGAGGGGCTGCCGCAGTTCTTCCTGAAGGATATCCCGCCCCAGGGGATCGAGGATCTGCGTGTGACCGAGCCGCGGATCTACTATGGCGAATCCACCGACAACTACGTCATTGTAAACACGAAAGCGAAGGAGTTCGATTATCCCGAGGGTGATACCAACGTCCACACCACCTATGCGGGGAAGAGCGGGGTGACCCTCGGCTCCCTGCCGAAGTGTCTGCTCTTCGCCCTCTCCCTCGGGGACTATAAGCTGCTTCTGGCCCCTGACGTGACGGCCGGGAGCCAGGTCCTCTACTACCGGAACATCCACGAGCGGGTGCCGAAGATCGCTCCCTTCCTGGACTTCGACGAGGACCCCTACCTGGTGATCCACGACGGTCGTCTGTATTGGATCTGGGATGCCTATACGACCAGCGACATGTTCCCGTACTCGGAGCCCTACCAGGGACGGCACAACTATATCCGTAACTCCGTAAAGGTCGTCGTCGACGCCTATAACGGGCAGGTCGCCTTCTACCTGGCCGATCCGAACGACCCCGTGGCGCGGACCTGGGGGAAGATCTTCCCCGGGTTGCTCAAGCCGCTGGATCAGATGCCTGAGGGCCTCCGGGCGCACCTGCGCTACCCCGAGGACCTCTTCCGGATCCAGGCGCACATGTACGCCACCTACCACATGGAGAACCCGCAGGTCTTCTACACCAAGGAGGACCGCTGGCACATGGCGACCGAGATCTTCGGCAGTGAGGGCAAGGAACAGGTTCTGGAACCCTACTACACCATCATCGCTCTGCCCGGCGAGCAAAAGCCGGAGTATGTCATGATCAGTGCCTTTACGCCTCAGAACAAGAAAAACCTCGTCGCCTGGATGGCCGCCCGCTCCGACGGAGAAAACTACGGCAAGCTGCTGGTCTATGAGATGCCGAAGCAGAGCCTGGTCTACGGGCCTGCCCAGGTGGAGACGCGCATCAACCAGGACACCACGATTTCCCAGCAGTTGACCCTCTGGGACCAGAAAGGCTCCCAGGTCATTCGCGGGAACCTTATGGTGATCCCGATCAAGGACGGGTTGCTCTACATTGAGCCCGTTTATCTCCAGGCCGAACAGAGTAAAATGCCCGAGTTGCGGCGCGTGATCGTTGTGCACGGCGACCGGGTGGTGATGGAGCCGACGCTGGCCCAGGCGCTGGACGCCATCTTCGGCAAAGGCGAGGAGAGAGGTACTCCGGCGACAGGTGATGAGACTCCGTCCCCGGCGGGGAGCGCCGATCGGGATAAAACCGTCAGCCAGTTGATCGCTGAGGCCAACCGGCTCTTTGACCAGGCACAGGAGAGCCTGAAGAACGGGGACTGGGCCGCCTATGGCGCCAAGCAGGAGCAACTGAAGGCCGTCTTGCAGGAACTGGCCACCCGCGAATCGGTCTAA
- a CDS encoding ATP-dependent 6-phosphofructokinase, protein MKVDIRRIGILTGGGDAPGLNAVIRAVTKTAAHFGYGVVGFEDGFGGLLQGRARVLTPRDVVGILPKGGTILGTTNRDNPFHYPVEDDGQTVYKDASDLAMANIAREGVDVLIVVGGDGSLTIARDFYQKKGLPVIGVPKTIDNDLAATDQTFGFDTALTTAMEALDKLHTTAESHHRVMVLEVMGRYAGWIALAAGLAGGADVILIPEIPFDIEKVREKVLARKADGKHFSIIVVAEGARPRGGEMVVKRVVRESFDQIRLGGIGEVVGEQVERLTGMETRVTVLGHLQRGGSPTAFDRLLATRLGAAAVELAAAGRFGQMVCLKGGAVASVPLAEAVGGMRAVPLDGDLIRTARYLGLCLGD, encoded by the coding sequence GTGAAGGTAGACATCCGGCGGATCGGTATTCTGACGGGGGGCGGTGACGCCCCGGGCCTCAACGCTGTCATCCGTGCCGTAACCAAGACGGCCGCCCACTTCGGCTACGGCGTTGTGGGCTTTGAGGACGGTTTCGGTGGTCTGCTGCAGGGCAGGGCGCGCGTCCTGACCCCCCGGGATGTTGTGGGCATCCTGCCCAAGGGCGGGACCATTCTCGGGACCACCAACCGTGACAATCCTTTCCACTATCCGGTGGAGGATGACGGCCAAACGGTCTACAAGGACGCCTCCGACCTGGCGATGGCCAACATCGCGCGGGAAGGTGTCGACGTCCTCATCGTTGTGGGCGGCGACGGCAGCCTGACCATCGCCCGCGATTTTTACCAGAAGAAGGGGCTGCCCGTCATAGGAGTGCCGAAAACCATCGATAATGACCTGGCCGCAACCGACCAGACCTTCGGCTTTGACACCGCCCTCACCACGGCCATGGAAGCCCTGGACAAGTTGCACACTACGGCCGAGTCCCATCACCGGGTTATGGTCCTGGAGGTGATGGGACGGTACGCCGGTTGGATCGCCCTGGCGGCCGGGCTGGCGGGCGGGGCCGACGTGATTCTCATTCCGGAAATCCCCTTTGATATTGAAAAAGTGAGGGAAAAGGTCCTCGCCCGAAAAGCGGACGGGAAACACTTCAGCATTATCGTCGTCGCCGAGGGGGCCCGGCCCCGGGGCGGGGAAATGGTGGTGAAGCGGGTTGTAAGAGAAAGCTTTGATCAGATCCGCCTGGGGGGAATCGGCGAGGTCGTCGGCGAACAGGTCGAACGCCTGACGGGGATGGAGACGCGTGTCACCGTTCTCGGGCACCTGCAACGGGGGGGCTCGCCCACGGCGTTCGACCGCCTTTTGGCCACCAGGCTGGGTGCCGCCGCGGTGGAACTGGCTGCCGCCGGCCGTTTCGGCCAAATGGTCTGCCTCAAGGGCGGGGCCGTCGCCTCCGTGCCCCTGGCGGAAGCCGTTGGGGGGATGCGCGCCGTTCCGCTCGACGGGGATCTGATACGCACGGCCCGTTATCTGGGCCTCTGCCTCGGGGATTGA
- a CDS encoding HyaD/HybD family hydrogenase maturation endopeptidase translates to MPQEGALTVLGLGNLLLSDEGVGVHAIRALEKDSPPGVVLLDGGTGGQDLFFWIEGAAALIVVDSIDCGAEPGTLFRFRPQDLDLGSAAVPYSLHEMRLPEILRMAEDAGRLPPTVILAVQVGTTDWGLELSPAVAGMLDRLVGTVKEEIAFWMVHRGFAPTPGG, encoded by the coding sequence TTGCCGCAAGAGGGTGCCCTGACCGTTCTGGGACTCGGTAACCTGCTCCTGAGTGACGAGGGCGTCGGCGTCCACGCTATCCGCGCCCTGGAGAAAGACAGTCCTCCGGGTGTGGTTCTGTTGGACGGGGGGACGGGCGGCCAGGACCTATTCTTCTGGATCGAGGGTGCCGCGGCCCTGATTGTGGTTGACAGTATTGACTGCGGCGCGGAGCCCGGGACCCTTTTCCGCTTCCGGCCGCAGGACCTCGACCTGGGAAGCGCGGCGGTTCCGTATTCACTGCATGAGATGCGCCTGCCTGAGATCCTGCGAATGGCGGAGGATGCCGGGCGGCTTCCGCCGACGGTTATCCTGGCCGTGCAGGTGGGTACGACCGATTGGGGACTGGAGCTTTCCCCGGCGGTGGCCGGGATGCTGGATCGCCTGGTGGGCACCGTCAAGGAGGAGATCGCCTTCTGGATGGTGCACCGCGGGTTTGCTCCCACACCGGGCGGATAG
- a CDS encoding twin-arginine translocase TatA/TatE family subunit, whose product MRIGVPELILILIIVVVVLGPTHLPRLGRALGQTVRAFRQGRGLDAAPAPPIGADKGEESKNAAAMENPGMVNRMVTGCMRMAQRLLKRK is encoded by the coding sequence GTGCGCATCGGCGTCCCCGAACTTATCCTGATCCTGATCATTGTCGTTGTCGTTCTGGGGCCCACCCACCTGCCACGTCTGGGCCGGGCTTTAGGACAGACAGTGCGGGCTTTCCGGCAGGGACGGGGCCTGGATGCCGCTCCGGCGCCGCCCATTGGGGCCGATAAAGGTGAAGAGAGCAAAAACGCCGCCGCGATGGAAAACCCCGGGATGGTAAACAGAATGGTTACAGGCTGCATGCGCATGGCGCAGCGGTTGCTGAAACGTAAGTAA
- a CDS encoding hydrogenase small subunit, producing MRSITRREFIRLCAGSAAGLGLMSVLGPHITETLAEAAEGKPPVIWIQGASCSGCSVSLLNSVEPPIEKVLLDVISLKYHPTIMAGAGHQAFEAMEEIAAKHRHGFFLVIEGGIPVGENGKYCTIGESKGREITMLEAVTKLGEAAQAVIAAGSCASFGGIPAASPNPTSVVGVSEIVKNTPVINIGNCPMHPDHFLGTVVYVLTYGEIPELDQYHRPKMFYGEPIHDHCPRRPYFDSGRFATEPGEEGCLALLGCKGFIARSDCWNRKWNGGTNWCIQAGAPCQACSEPEFPDDCSPLYGLWPVKGQLAGK from the coding sequence TTGAGGTCCATTACACGGCGTGAGTTTATCAGACTCTGCGCCGGTTCGGCCGCGGGCCTGGGCTTGATGTCGGTCCTGGGTCCACATATTACAGAGACGCTGGCCGAAGCGGCGGAGGGCAAGCCTCCGGTCATCTGGATCCAGGGCGCCAGCTGTTCCGGCTGTTCCGTGTCCTTGTTGAACAGCGTCGAGCCGCCTATCGAAAAGGTCCTGCTTGATGTCATCAGCTTGAAGTATCACCCGACAATTATGGCGGGGGCGGGTCACCAGGCCTTTGAGGCTATGGAAGAAATCGCTGCGAAACATCGTCACGGCTTCTTCCTTGTTATCGAGGGCGGTATCCCGGTCGGTGAGAACGGGAAGTATTGCACCATCGGCGAAAGCAAGGGCCGCGAGATCACCATGCTCGAGGCCGTGACCAAGCTCGGCGAGGCCGCCCAGGCCGTTATCGCCGCCGGTTCCTGCGCGTCTTTCGGCGGAATTCCGGCCGCCAGCCCGAACCCCACGAGCGTTGTGGGCGTCAGCGAGATTGTCAAGAACACGCCGGTCATCAACATCGGCAACTGCCCCATGCACCCCGATCACTTCCTGGGGACTGTGGTCTACGTCCTCACCTACGGGGAAATTCCGGAACTCGACCAGTATCACCGTCCCAAGATGTTCTACGGCGAGCCGATCCACGATCACTGCCCGCGGCGCCCCTACTTCGACAGCGGCAGGTTCGCGACCGAGCCGGGCGAAGAGGGCTGCCTTGCTCTTCTCGGCTGCAAGGGCTTTATCGCCAGGTCGGACTGCTGGAATCGCAAGTGGAACGGCGGGACCAACTGGTGCATCCAGGCGGGGGCACCCTGTCAGGCTTGCTCCGAACCCGAGTTTCCGGACGACTGCAGCCCACTCTACGGCCTGTGGCCTGTTAAAGGCCAGCTGGCCGGTAAGTAA
- a CDS encoding nickel-dependent hydrogenase large subunit gives MATRIIVDPVTRIEGHLKVEVEVEGGKVVDAKSSGTLFRGLEMILRGRDPRDAQHITQRICGVUPISHGISSVLNLDNAFGIKPPKNGRIARNLIQGANYLMSHVLHFYHLAALDYVKGPDTAPFIPRYDGKDVYRLPKAANDAAVGNYIKALDIRKKAHMMVATFGAKAPHTTVFVPGGITEVITQEKIDNFAKLLAEVTDFIDNVYIPDVLAVAKFYEEWFEIGRGCGNMLAWGVFPLGDGDDPDGQNQFIKRGCYTDGEFGPADAAKIKEHVMYSWFEANTSQRHPSEGITKPDAGKRNAYSWLKAPRYDDKPHEVGPLARMWVSKEPQTAGLGEKAFSVLGRHFARAVEASLVAHAMKDWLAELVPGEPTFAPFDIPKEAKGMGLTEAPRGALGHFIEIKDYRIANYQCVVPSTWNMSPRDDHGVAGPLEQALVGTPVKDPENPVELVRIVRSFDPCLACAIHLLEVKGHKKNAMAFRI, from the coding sequence ATGGCCACAAGAATCATCGTTGATCCCGTAACCAGAATCGAGGGGCACCTGAAGGTCGAGGTCGAGGTCGAGGGCGGCAAGGTGGTCGACGCCAAGTCGTCAGGCACGCTCTTCCGCGGTCTGGAGATGATTCTCCGGGGGCGCGACCCGCGCGACGCGCAGCATATCACCCAGCGCATCTGCGGCGTCTGACCCATTTCCCACGGCATCAGTTCGGTGCTAAACCTGGACAACGCCTTCGGCATCAAACCGCCCAAGAACGGGCGGATTGCGCGCAATCTGATTCAGGGCGCCAACTATCTCATGTCGCACGTTTTACATTTCTATCATCTGGCGGCCCTGGATTATGTGAAAGGGCCGGATACGGCGCCTTTCATCCCCCGTTATGACGGGAAGGATGTCTACCGTCTCCCCAAGGCCGCCAACGACGCCGCGGTGGGGAACTATATTAAGGCCCTGGACATCCGTAAGAAGGCGCACATGATGGTCGCGACCTTCGGCGCCAAGGCACCCCATACGACCGTCTTTGTCCCCGGTGGCATCACCGAGGTCATCACCCAGGAAAAGATCGATAATTTCGCGAAACTGTTGGCCGAAGTCACCGACTTCATTGACAACGTTTACATTCCGGACGTCCTCGCGGTTGCCAAGTTCTACGAGGAGTGGTTCGAGATCGGCCGCGGCTGCGGCAATATGCTGGCCTGGGGTGTCTTCCCGCTCGGCGACGGAGACGATCCGGACGGCCAGAACCAGTTTATCAAGCGCGGCTGCTACACCGACGGGGAGTTCGGTCCGGCCGACGCGGCGAAGATCAAAGAGCACGTGATGTACTCCTGGTTCGAGGCAAATACCAGCCAGCGCCACCCCAGCGAAGGGATTACCAAGCCCGATGCAGGGAAGCGGAATGCGTACTCCTGGCTGAAGGCTCCGCGCTACGACGACAAGCCGCACGAGGTCGGCCCGCTGGCCCGGATGTGGGTGAGCAAGGAGCCGCAGACCGCCGGTTTGGGCGAGAAGGCGTTCTCCGTCCTGGGCCGCCACTTTGCGCGGGCCGTCGAGGCATCCCTGGTCGCCCATGCAATGAAGGATTGGCTTGCCGAACTGGTTCCGGGCGAACCGACCTTTGCCCCGTTTGATATCCCGAAGGAAGCTAAGGGCATGGGCCTGACGGAGGCCCCGCGCGGTGCGCTCGGACACTTCATTGAGATCAAGGACTACCGCATCGCCAATTACCAGTGCGTGGTGCCGTCTACCTGGAACATGTCGCCGCGCGACGATCACGGCGTGGCGGGCCCCCTTGAGCAGGCCCTGGTCGGGACCCCGGTCAAGGATCCGGAGAACCCCGTTGAACTCGTCCGTATCGTACGCTCCTTCGACCCGTGTCTGGCCTGCGCTATCCACCTGCTGGAGGTCAAGGGCCATAAAAAGAACGCTATGGCTTTCCGTATCTAA
- the tatA gene encoding twin-arginine translocase TatA/TatE family subunit — protein sequence MFPQIGMPELIIILVVALIIFGPKRLPQVGRSLGKTLSEFRRSSRDITEDVTASVKDVKEEIEGVKSAVTEANPMSAPKPAEGSPAEKA from the coding sequence ATGTTTCCACAGATTGGCATGCCCGAGCTGATCATTATTTTGGTCGTGGCCCTGATCATCTTCGGCCCCAAGCGGCTTCCCCAGGTGGGGAGGTCTTTAGGTAAAACGCTTTCCGAGTTCAGGCGGTCCTCCCGGGATATAACCGAGGACGTGACCGCAAGCGTGAAGGACGTCAAGGAGGAGATCGAGGGCGTTAAGTCCGCGGTGACCGAGGCCAACCCTATGAGCGCCCCGAAGCCGGCCGAGGGATCGCCCGCGGAGAAGGCTTAA
- the tatA gene encoding twin-arginine translocase TatA/TatE family subunit, with protein sequence MFPRIGVPELIIILVVALIIFGPGKLPEAGKALGRTIREFRKSSKETIDDLQDNIQDVEEEKPAAGVAKAVEAAKVTETPKAVKS encoded by the coding sequence ATGTTTCCTCGCATTGGAGTACCGGAACTGATTATCATCCTGGTCGTGGCCCTGATCATCTTCGGTCCCGGCAAGCTGCCCGAGGCGGGCAAGGCCCTGGGGCGGACAATCAGGGAGTTTCGCAAGTCGTCGAAAGAGACAATAGACGACCTGCAGGACAACATCCAGGACGTTGAAGAGGAAAAGCCGGCTGCCGGTGTGGCAAAGGCGGTGGAGGCAGCGAAGGTGACCGAAACCCCGAAGGCGGTAAAGAGCTAG
- the tatC gene encoding twin-arginine translocase subunit TatC translates to MAGKNHEKELSIYQHLDELRRVLIVSVVAVAVFAIGGYYFTDRIMAVLLEPVTQEGYDIVFIGITEALMTKIKLSLAVGFIAALPVILWQSWTFIAPALSKNERKYVRWFVVVAFGAFVGGVSFGFFVVYRMGVKFLLQFAGPELVPMLTIGNYISFTISFLMPFGLVFELPLAAFFLSKIGIITYPLLAKSRKFAVLGILVMAAALTPTPDIFTMMVMAGPMYLLFEVSVWITRMVERGKERRARAEALAEAAEAEPQHL, encoded by the coding sequence GTGGCCGGGAAGAACCACGAAAAGGAACTCTCGATTTACCAGCACCTTGATGAGCTACGGCGCGTTTTGATCGTTTCGGTTGTGGCGGTCGCTGTATTTGCTATAGGTGGGTATTATTTCACGGACCGGATCATGGCCGTTCTTCTGGAGCCGGTGACCCAAGAGGGGTACGACATTGTCTTTATCGGGATCACCGAGGCCCTGATGACGAAAATCAAGCTTTCCCTGGCTGTAGGTTTTATAGCCGCCCTGCCGGTCATCCTCTGGCAATCCTGGACCTTCATCGCTCCGGCGCTCAGTAAGAATGAACGCAAGTATGTCAGGTGGTTTGTGGTGGTAGCCTTCGGGGCCTTCGTAGGCGGGGTTTCCTTCGGCTTTTTTGTTGTCTACCGGATGGGCGTCAAGTTCCTGCTCCAGTTCGCCGGCCCGGAACTGGTGCCGATGCTGACCATCGGGAACTATATCTCGTTCACCATTTCGTTCCTCATGCCCTTTGGCCTTGTCTTTGAACTGCCCCTGGCGGCCTTCTTCCTGTCCAAGATCGGCATAATTACCTACCCGCTGCTGGCGAAGAGCCGGAAGTTCGCCGTCCTGGGCATCCTGGTTATGGCGGCGGCCCTCACACCGACACCCGACATCTTTACAATGATGGTGATGGCCGGACCAATGTACCTGTTGTTCGAGGTCAGTGTCTGGATCACCCGCATGGTTGAGCGGGGCAAGGAGCGCCGGGCGCGCGCCGAGGCCCTGGCCGAGGCGGCGGAGGCCGAACCGCAACACCTCTAA